The Henckelia pumila isolate YLH828 chromosome 2, ASM3356847v2, whole genome shotgun sequence genome includes a window with the following:
- the LOC140881751 gene encoding glutathione synthetase, chloroplastic isoform X1, protein MLSDITISSPTAFLHHKSKSKLPRLSTHKIRFFQVHFAEPLNISMAKSLPSSVTSLKCGLSEEIENQKPIFDPHKIDSKLVEEMAYDALVWSSLRGLLVGDRNSKRSGTVPGVGLVHAPISLLPLPFPESCWKQACEVAPIFNVLIDRVSMDGKFLQDSLSRTKKVDAFTSRLLDIHATMLDANKIEDIRLGLHRSDYMLDEQTNLLLQIELNTISSSFPGLSCLVSELHRSLLHKFKQHLALDPGRIPQNDAVGQFAEALAKAWMEYNNPSAVVMVVVQTEERNMYDQHWLCTVLKERYHVGSIRKTLAEIDAQGKLLPDGTLIVDGESVAVVYFRAGYAPTDYPSESEWKARLLMEQSSAVKCPSISYHLAGTKKIQQELAKPSILERFLESKEDIAKVRKCFAGLWSLEDSNIIKDAIERPGSYVMKPQREGGGNNIYGADLKLALERMDKVRNEESAAYILMQRIFPAISPAILMRDGVSFKDNVVSELGVYAAYLRNKDKVIMNEHSGYLMRTKVSSSNEGGVAAGFAVLDSVYLV, encoded by the exons ATGCTTTCAGATATCACTATATCCTCACCCACCGCTTTTCTTCAtcacaaatcaaaatcaaaattgcCTCGTCTTTCCACTCACAAGATCAGATTTTTTCAAGTCCATTTTGCAGAACCCTTGAATATTTCCATGGCTAAGAGTCTTCCTTCATCAGTGACTTCACTGAAATGCGGCCTAAGTGAAGAGATTGAGAATCAAAAACCAATCTTTGATCCTCACAAAATTGACTCCAAGTTGGTTGAGGAAATGGCTTATGATGCTCTGGTCTGGAGTTCTCTTCGTGGGCTTCTTGTCGGGGACAGGAATTCAAAG AGATCAGGAACGGTTCCCGGTGTCGGCCTGGTTCATGCTCCAATATCTTTGCTGCCTCTGCCATTTCCTGAAAGCTGCTGGAAACAAGCTTGTGAAGTTGCTCCGATTTTCAATGTACTCATTGACCGTGTGAGCATGGATGGGAAATTCCTACAGGATTCACTCTCTAG AACCAAAAAAGTCGATGCTTTTACATCAAGACTCCTGGATATTCATGCCACGATGTTAGATGCCAACAAGATAGAG GATATACGTCTAGGACTACATCGTTCAGACTATATGCTGGACGAGCAAACGAATTTACTTCTCCAAATAGAGCTCAACACAATTTCATCTTCCTTTCCTGGACTGAGCTGTCTTGTTAGTGAACTTCACAG GAGTCTGCTCCATAAGTTCAAGCAGCACCTTGCATTAGATCCTGGAAGGATTCCACAAAACGATGCGGTTGGTCAGTTTGCTGAGGCACTGGCTAAAGCTTGGATGGAGTATAATAACCCAAG TGCTGTAGTTATGGTCGTGGTTCAAACTGAAGAACGGAACATGTATGATCAACATTGGCTTTGCACAGTATTAAAGGAACG ATATCATGTTGGAAGCATTAGAAAGACATTGGCGGAGATTGATGCACAAGGAAAGCTTCTGCCAGATGGAACACTTATTGT GGATGGTGAATCAGTTGCAGTGGTTTACTTTAGAGCCGGCTATGCTCCAACTGATTATCCTTCAGAATCG GAATGGAAAGCTCGTTTACTGATGGAACAATCATCGGCAGTCAAATGTCCTTCAATTTCTTATCATTTGGCTGGCACTAAGAAGATTCAACAAGAGCTGGCTAAACCCAGTATACTCGAACG GTTTCTTGAAAGCAAAGAGGATATCGCGAAAGTAAGAAAATGCTTTGCTGGCTTGTGGAGTCTAGAAGACTCGAACATTATCAAGGATGCAATCGAGAGACCTGGATCTTACGTCATGAAGCCCCAACGGGAAGGAGGAG GCAACAATATATATGGCGCTGATTTGAAGTTGGCACTCGAAAGAATGGACAAGGTACGTAACGAGGAAAGTGCAGCCtatattcttatgcagaggattTTTCCAGCCATTTCTCCTGCAATTCTAATGCGAGATGGCGTTTCTTTTAAAGATAACGTTGTATCAGAACTTGGGGTGTATGCAGCGTATTTAAG GAACAAGGATAAAGTTATCATGAACGAGCATTCTGGTTACTTGATGCGAACGAAGGTCTCATCTTCAAACGAGGGTGGCGTTGCAGCTGGTTTTGCTGTTTTGGACAGCGTTTATTTAGTTTGA
- the LOC140881751 gene encoding glutathione synthetase, chloroplastic isoform X2, protein MLSDITISSPTAFLHHKSKSKLPRLSTHKIRFFQVHFAEPLNISMAKSLPSSVTSLKCGLSEEIENQKPIFDPHKIDSKLVEEMAYDALVWSSLRGLLVGDRNSKRSGTVPGVGLVHAPISLLPLPFPESCWKQACEVAPIFNVLIDRVSMDGKFLQDSLSRTKKVDAFTSRLLDIHATMLDANKIEDIRLGLHRSDYMLDEQTNLLLQIELNTISSSFPGLSCLVSELHRSLLHKFKQHLALDPGRIPQNDAVGQFAEALAKAWMEYNNPSAVVMVVVQTEERNMYDQHWLCTVLKERYHVGSIRKTLAEIDAQGKLLPDGTLIVDGESVAVVYFRAGYAPTDYPSESEWKARLLMEQSSAVKCPSISYHLAGTKKIQQELAKPSILERFLESKEDIAKVRKCFAGLWSLEDSNIIKDAIERPGSYVMKPQREGGGNNIYGADLKLALERMDKITLYQNLGCMQRI, encoded by the exons ATGCTTTCAGATATCACTATATCCTCACCCACCGCTTTTCTTCAtcacaaatcaaaatcaaaattgcCTCGTCTTTCCACTCACAAGATCAGATTTTTTCAAGTCCATTTTGCAGAACCCTTGAATATTTCCATGGCTAAGAGTCTTCCTTCATCAGTGACTTCACTGAAATGCGGCCTAAGTGAAGAGATTGAGAATCAAAAACCAATCTTTGATCCTCACAAAATTGACTCCAAGTTGGTTGAGGAAATGGCTTATGATGCTCTGGTCTGGAGTTCTCTTCGTGGGCTTCTTGTCGGGGACAGGAATTCAAAG AGATCAGGAACGGTTCCCGGTGTCGGCCTGGTTCATGCTCCAATATCTTTGCTGCCTCTGCCATTTCCTGAAAGCTGCTGGAAACAAGCTTGTGAAGTTGCTCCGATTTTCAATGTACTCATTGACCGTGTGAGCATGGATGGGAAATTCCTACAGGATTCACTCTCTAG AACCAAAAAAGTCGATGCTTTTACATCAAGACTCCTGGATATTCATGCCACGATGTTAGATGCCAACAAGATAGAG GATATACGTCTAGGACTACATCGTTCAGACTATATGCTGGACGAGCAAACGAATTTACTTCTCCAAATAGAGCTCAACACAATTTCATCTTCCTTTCCTGGACTGAGCTGTCTTGTTAGTGAACTTCACAG GAGTCTGCTCCATAAGTTCAAGCAGCACCTTGCATTAGATCCTGGAAGGATTCCACAAAACGATGCGGTTGGTCAGTTTGCTGAGGCACTGGCTAAAGCTTGGATGGAGTATAATAACCCAAG TGCTGTAGTTATGGTCGTGGTTCAAACTGAAGAACGGAACATGTATGATCAACATTGGCTTTGCACAGTATTAAAGGAACG ATATCATGTTGGAAGCATTAGAAAGACATTGGCGGAGATTGATGCACAAGGAAAGCTTCTGCCAGATGGAACACTTATTGT GGATGGTGAATCAGTTGCAGTGGTTTACTTTAGAGCCGGCTATGCTCCAACTGATTATCCTTCAGAATCG GAATGGAAAGCTCGTTTACTGATGGAACAATCATCGGCAGTCAAATGTCCTTCAATTTCTTATCATTTGGCTGGCACTAAGAAGATTCAACAAGAGCTGGCTAAACCCAGTATACTCGAACG GTTTCTTGAAAGCAAAGAGGATATCGCGAAAGTAAGAAAATGCTTTGCTGGCTTGTGGAGTCTAGAAGACTCGAACATTATCAAGGATGCAATCGAGAGACCTGGATCTTACGTCATGAAGCCCCAACGGGAAGGAGGAG GCAACAATATATATGGCGCTGATTTGAAGTTGGCACTCGAAAGAATGGACAAG ATAACGTTGTATCAGAACTTGGGGTGTATGCAGCGTATTTAA